A section of the Carassius carassius chromosome 17, fCarCar2.1, whole genome shotgun sequence genome encodes:
- the itgb3bp gene encoding uncharacterized protein itgb3bp gives MPVKRALQLQDKENSPAKRRAPNRDYSPMTGTQMSPTTKPAASNSRAGGKKANPAQRKEPMTDAERILFLRSKVKKSFRDLMKYRQQLETLVSVEGSSELRSLLLMSPVDLQTELKRHENLCAKIASCAHKADTNKGHFQGKKQTGSSYEFLKTILSR, from the exons atgcC TGTGAAGAGAGCCCTTCAGTTACAAGACAAAGAAAAC AGCCCAGCTAAGAGGCGAGCACCAAACAGGGACTATTCCCCCATGACTGGAACCCAAATGAGTCCCACGACAAAACCTGCAG CAAGTAATTCCAGAGCAGGTGGGAAGAAAGCGAATCCTGCTCAAAGAAAAGAGCCCATGACAGATGCTGAGAG AATTCTGTTCCTCAGGTCTAAGGTGAAAAAATCATTCAGAGACCTCATGAAATACAGGCAGCAGCTGGAAACATTAGTG TCAGTAGAGGGCAGTAGTGAGCTGAGGAGTCTCCTGCTGATGAGTCCTGTTGATCTACAAACTGAACTCAAGAGACATGAGAATCTGT GTGCTAAAATTGCATCGTGTGCACATAAAGCAGACACAAACAAGGGCCATTTCCAAG GGAAGAAACAGACTGGCAGCTCTTATGAATTTCTGAAGACAATCTTAAG